One genomic window of Geodermatophilus sp. DSM 44513 includes the following:
- a CDS encoding YqgE/AlgH family protein: MTPPSSPEPEPGRPARPATGRRRRDAVPALSTGGLDDVRPGSLLVAMPGLTDPNFAGAVVYVLDHNEGGTLGVVLGRPSQVDIRDVLPVWCDLAVDPGVFHVGGPCETDTALCLAVCAAAASGGPEDGCALRPVAGGVHLVDLDADPDELTGRVQGLRVFAGYAGWSRGQLAGEIAEGAWACVPGSADDVLSELAGPQLWRRVVGRQTGRLAVLSTAPADPTAN; this comes from the coding sequence ATGACTCCCCCGTCCTCGCCCGAACCCGAGCCGGGTCGTCCCGCCCGGCCCGCGACGGGCCGCCGTCGCCGGGACGCCGTCCCCGCGCTCTCGACCGGGGGCCTGGACGACGTCCGCCCCGGGTCGCTGCTCGTCGCGATGCCGGGCCTGACCGACCCGAACTTCGCCGGCGCCGTGGTCTACGTGCTGGACCACAACGAGGGCGGCACGCTCGGCGTGGTGCTCGGGCGGCCCAGCCAGGTCGACATCCGCGACGTGCTGCCGGTCTGGTGCGACCTCGCCGTCGACCCCGGCGTGTTCCACGTGGGCGGCCCGTGCGAGACCGACACCGCCCTGTGCCTGGCCGTGTGTGCTGCCGCGGCGAGCGGGGGCCCGGAGGACGGGTGCGCGCTGCGGCCGGTGGCCGGCGGCGTGCACCTGGTGGACCTCGACGCCGACCCCGACGAGCTGACCGGGCGGGTCCAGGGCCTGCGGGTGTTCGCCGGCTACGCGGGCTGGTCGCGCGGCCAGCTGGCGGGCGAGATCGCCGAGGGGGCCTGGGCGTGCGTGCCCGGCAGTGCGGACGACGTGCTCAGCGAGCTGGCCGGGCCGCAGCTGTGGCGGCGGGTGGTGGGCCGCCAGACCGGCCGCCTGGCGGTGCTGTCCACCGCGCC